Below is a genomic region from Gillisia sp. Hel_I_86.
AGAGTTTCCGTTCCTGATCTAAAGTTGATAACTTGAGCTTCAGCAGTTAAAATATCATTTAATTCTAGTATGTAAATGGAAATAGTTGCCGCTAAACCTGGTTTTAGCTTTATAGCTGGATTATCGGCTTTTATCACTAATCGGCTTATTTACCAGATGCTCGCATAAAAAGTGTTTTATCAATAATTACGGCTATCCAGTTATATATAAGCAATAAACCATTTTAATTAGGATGAATAAATTTATTAATGTCTTCTTTATTGATTTTTGGATTTGCACCTTCGCTACCAGCAACTAAAGCACCAATGGCACAGGCATAATTGATTGCTTCTTGTGGATTATCTCCTTTAAGTAATTTACTGATTAATGTTGCTAAAAAAGAATCCCCAGCACCTACGGTATCTACGACTTCAATTTGGTAGCCGCTATTATAATAATAAGTATCGTTATAATATAAAATAGCACCATGACGGCCTTTTGTTACACAAATAGTTTTGGTATTTGTATGTTCTGCTATAAACTTAATATTCTCCTCTAAAGAATTGGTTTTAGAATTTAAGGTTTTACCTATTTCAAAGATTTCATCATCGTTAAATTTAATAAAATCTGCTTCTTTCATTAAATGATTTAAAACTTCTGAAGTATAATAGGGCTCTCTCAAGTTTACATCAAAAATTTTATATTTAGCTAATTTTAATAGCTCATATAAAGTATGTCGTGATGTTTGGTCCCT
It encodes:
- a CDS encoding carbohydrate kinase family protein; translation: MKNIVCYGEVLWDVFPTQKKIGGAPLNVALRLQSLGNNVSIISRIGNDKKGKKIETYIIDQGINTTNLQVDGKLKTGKVQVMLNQKGSASYDIKFPRAWDNIQINESTKNTTQNADAFIFGSLVARDQTSRHTLYELLKLAKYKIFDVNLREPYYTSEVLNHLMKEADFIKFNDDEIFEIGKTLNSKTNSLEENIKFIAEHTNTKTICVTKGRHGAILYYNDTYYYNSGYQIEVVDTVGAGDSFLATLISKLLKGDNPQEAINYACAIGALVAGSEGANPKINKEDINKFIHPN